In one Melaminivora jejuensis genomic region, the following are encoded:
- a CDS encoding LysR family transcriptional regulator has product MDLQSLTLLVEIIDNGNLSQAARKLRMTRANVSYHLTQLEKSVGAQLIRRTTRRAEPTEVGLRLYEHGRAIHNEMTAARETIANLGQGLQGRVGISVPSGYGQMVMGDWLIEFKRLYPGIVLDVLFENRADHLRDEVDIAVRVISEPPLSVVARSLGEMRYIACASRAWAAEHGLPRTLHELRASPVITSGVLGRQLRLSAYQGDERQEVMLEPTLISEHFPFLRQGILAGLGVGLVPDYVVQQEVASGQVLVTLQDYRLSIFGTHLYLLYLPNRHQTRAVRTCIEFLLAKAGQRAEPAAH; this is encoded by the coding sequence ATGGACTTGCAATCGCTGACCCTGCTGGTGGAGATCATCGACAACGGCAACCTGAGCCAGGCCGCACGCAAGCTGCGCATGACCCGCGCCAACGTCAGTTACCACCTGACGCAGCTGGAAAAATCGGTGGGCGCGCAGCTGATCCGCCGCACCACGCGCCGCGCCGAGCCCACCGAGGTCGGCCTGCGCCTGTACGAGCATGGCCGCGCCATCCACAACGAGATGACCGCCGCGCGCGAGACCATTGCCAACCTGGGCCAGGGCCTGCAGGGCCGCGTCGGCATCAGCGTGCCCAGCGGCTATGGGCAAATGGTGATGGGCGACTGGCTGATCGAGTTCAAGCGCCTGTATCCGGGCATCGTGCTGGACGTGCTGTTCGAGAACCGCGCCGACCACCTGCGCGACGAGGTGGACATCGCCGTGCGCGTGATCTCCGAGCCGCCGCTGTCAGTGGTGGCGCGCAGCCTGGGCGAGATGCGCTACATCGCCTGCGCCTCGCGCGCCTGGGCTGCGGAGCACGGCCTGCCGCGCACGCTGCACGAGCTGCGCGCCAGCCCGGTCATCACTTCGGGCGTGCTGGGGCGGCAGCTGCGCCTGTCGGCCTACCAGGGCGACGAGCGCCAGGAGGTCATGCTGGAGCCGACGCTGATCTCCGAGCACTTCCCGTTTCTGCGCCAGGGCATCCTGGCCGGCCTGGGCGTGGGCCTGGTGCCCGACTACGTGGTGCAGCAGGAGGTGGCCAGCGGCCAGGTGCTGGTCACGCTGCAGGACTACCGCCTGAGCATCTTCGGCACGCACCTGTATTTGCTGTACCTGCCCAACCGGCACCAGACACGGGCGGTGCGCACCTGCATCGAATTCCTGCTGGCCAAGGCGGGGCAAAGGGCAGAACCGGCAGCCCATTGA
- a CDS encoding excinuclease ABC subunit UvrA, which produces MFSFNSPAGACETCRGFGRIIGVDWGLVVPDERLTLRAGAIKTLQTPAWKENQDDLLRHAEAAGIPRDTPWYKLTEAQRQWVIDGAPDFKAGNWSRQWYGVRRFFEYLESKAYKMHIRVLLSKYRSYTPCPTCAGARLKLDSLLWRVGSKAAADAVLPPAQRFLPQGVAWTRAQLEALPGLCLHDLMLLPIERLRRFFALVEAQACATPPAGPHPHPLPEGEGIARDSADAQALRLILEEIQTRLRYLTDAGLGYLTLDRQSRTLSGGEVQRINLTTALGTSLVNTLFVLDEPSIGLHPHDMHRITQAMLRLRDAGNTLVVVEHDPAVMLAADRVLDFGPGPGEQGGRIVFDGTVDALRHADTLTGQYLGGRRQVSAGIKRLVTEATPRLILEGARAHNLKDLSVDFPLQRLVTVTGVSGSGKSTLIQDVLAPALLRHLGRATETPGAHDRLLGADHLADVVFVDQSPIGKTARSNPVSYVGAWDAIRAIFANAPLSRERGYTAPKFSFNSGDGRCPTCGGSGFEHVEMQFLSDVYLRCPDCDGQRYRPEILEVRIERGGRLLSVADVLALTVAEAAHIFGADREVIRALQPIVDVGLDYVRLGQPVPTLSGGEAQRLKLAGFLAEAARSASKSRQPLARKGTLFLFDEPTTGLHFDDIAKLMRALRKLLDAGHSLILIEHNLDVIRASDWLIDLGPDGGEHGGTLVAEGPPEELRQHPTSHTAAALREYELALSEGGHAVHDGALPSYSLSPERERAGANTEGAIEIVNAREHNLKGLDVAIPRGKFNVITGVSGSGKSTLAFDILFNEGQRRYLESLNAYARSIVQPAGRPEVDAVYGIPPTVAIEQRLSRGGRKSTVGTTTEVWHYLRLLYVKLGVQHCIHDGAPVQPQTPDSIAAQLLQRYRGQCIGLLAPLVVNRKGVYTELADWARPRGYTHLRVDGEFLPTTGFARLDRFKEHTLELPVASVRVGPAQEEELRAHLARALELGKGVLHVLTGIEGLEAALAAGLPTAGIGQVEVFSTKRACPVCATSYAELDPRLFSYNSKHGWCPDCVGTGVQLTRQQRAVLDDSVPLDKSQGREQTFAEPEVDDLAGHACPACAGTRLNAVARAVRFAGSGIAEVARLSVHQVRAWLDSLALSPREQEIARDLIPEIKGRLDFLQEVGLSYLTLDRGAPTLSGGEAQRIRLAAQLGSNLQGVCYVLDEPTIGLHARDNGILLNALQQLGDKGNTLVVVEHDEDTIRRAEHIIDIGPSAGKRGGRLVAQGNVADIEAAPDSQTGRYLLHAMRHPQQPRRPVLPPLTPVGEGGGEGQLAMQSIAATADEAVVLTKKPARTRKGQALTATEMIVPRAAPAWLTVHGAFLHNLQHVTARVPLQRLVAITGVSGSGKSTLARDVLLANVAAWVGQRATRAGREAMDLQGRAPALAGCAGLSGFESVDRVLEVDQTPIGKTPRSCPATYIGFWDTIRKLFAETLEARARGYGPGRFSFNTGAGRCPACEGQGVRTIEMSFLPDVKVPCEVCHGARFNPETLAVTWRGRNIGDVLQMEVDEAVDFFASMPAIAHPLQLLQDVGLGYLTLGQPSPTLSGGEAQRIKLVTELSKVRDEVGRRGQKAAHTLYVLDEPTVGLHMADVHRLIAVLHRLVDGGHSVLVIEHDLDVVAEADWVIDLGPEGGSGGGQIVAAATPEDVVRAGTHTGVALAPVLAR; this is translated from the coding sequence ATGTTCAGCTTCAACTCGCCCGCTGGCGCCTGCGAGACCTGCCGGGGCTTTGGCCGCATCATCGGCGTGGACTGGGGCCTGGTCGTGCCCGACGAGCGCCTGACCTTGCGCGCCGGGGCCATCAAGACCTTGCAGACCCCGGCCTGGAAGGAGAACCAGGACGACCTGCTGCGCCATGCCGAGGCCGCCGGCATCCCGCGCGACACGCCCTGGTACAAGCTGACCGAGGCGCAGCGCCAGTGGGTCATCGACGGCGCGCCCGACTTCAAGGCCGGCAACTGGAGCCGGCAGTGGTATGGCGTGCGGCGCTTCTTCGAGTATCTGGAGAGCAAGGCCTACAAGATGCACATCCGGGTGCTGCTGTCCAAGTACCGCAGCTACACCCCGTGCCCGACCTGCGCCGGCGCGCGGCTGAAGCTGGACAGCCTGCTGTGGCGCGTGGGCAGCAAGGCGGCTGCCGACGCTGTGCTGCCGCCCGCGCAGCGCTTCCTGCCGCAGGGCGTGGCCTGGACACGCGCCCAGCTCGAAGCCCTGCCGGGCCTGTGCCTGCACGATTTGATGCTGCTGCCCATCGAGCGGCTGCGGCGCTTCTTTGCGCTGGTCGAGGCGCAGGCTTGTGCCACCCCGCCAGCCGGCCCCCACCCCCACCCTCTCCCAGAGGGAGAGGGAATCGCACGGGACAGCGCCGACGCCCAGGCCCTGCGCCTGATCCTGGAAGAAATCCAGACCCGGCTGCGCTACCTGACCGACGCCGGCCTGGGCTATCTGACGCTGGATCGGCAAAGCCGCACCCTGTCCGGCGGCGAGGTGCAGCGCATCAACCTGACCACGGCCCTGGGCACTTCGCTGGTCAATACGCTGTTCGTGCTGGACGAGCCCAGCATCGGCCTGCACCCGCACGACATGCACCGCATCACCCAGGCCATGCTGCGCCTGCGCGATGCCGGCAACACGCTGGTCGTGGTCGAGCATGACCCGGCCGTGATGCTGGCCGCCGACCGGGTACTGGACTTCGGCCCCGGCCCGGGCGAGCAGGGCGGGCGCATCGTCTTCGATGGCACGGTGGACGCGCTGCGCCACGCCGACACGCTCACCGGCCAGTACCTGGGCGGGCGCCGCCAGGTCAGCGCCGGCATCAAGCGGCTGGTCACCGAGGCCACGCCGCGCCTGATCCTGGAGGGCGCGCGCGCCCACAACCTGAAAGACCTCAGCGTGGACTTCCCGCTGCAGCGCCTGGTCACGGTGACCGGCGTCTCCGGCTCGGGCAAGTCCACGCTGATCCAGGACGTGCTGGCCCCGGCCCTGCTGCGCCACTTGGGCCGCGCTACCGAGACACCCGGGGCACACGACCGCCTGCTGGGCGCCGACCACCTGGCGGACGTGGTGTTCGTCGATCAATCGCCCATTGGCAAGACGGCGCGCTCCAACCCGGTGAGCTACGTCGGCGCCTGGGACGCCATCCGCGCCATCTTCGCCAATGCCCCGCTGTCGCGCGAGCGCGGCTACACCGCGCCCAAGTTCAGCTTCAACTCGGGCGACGGGCGCTGCCCGACCTGCGGCGGCTCGGGCTTCGAGCACGTGGAGATGCAGTTCCTGTCGGACGTGTACCTGCGCTGCCCGGACTGCGACGGCCAGCGCTACCGGCCCGAAATCCTGGAAGTGCGCATCGAGCGCGGCGGGCGGCTGCTGAGCGTGGCCGACGTCCTGGCCCTGACGGTGGCCGAGGCGGCGCACATCTTTGGCGCCGACCGCGAGGTCATCCGCGCCCTGCAGCCCATCGTCGATGTCGGGCTGGACTATGTGCGCCTCGGCCAGCCGGTGCCGACACTGTCGGGCGGCGAGGCGCAGCGCCTGAAACTCGCCGGCTTCCTGGCCGAGGCGGCGCGCAGCGCGTCCAAGTCGCGCCAGCCGCTGGCCAGAAAGGGCACGCTGTTCCTGTTCGACGAGCCGACCACCGGCCTGCACTTCGACGATATCGCCAAGCTGATGCGGGCGCTGCGCAAGCTGCTCGATGCCGGCCACTCGCTGATCCTGATCGAGCACAACCTGGACGTCATTCGGGCCAGCGACTGGCTGATCGACCTGGGGCCGGACGGGGGCGAGCACGGCGGCACCCTGGTGGCCGAAGGGCCGCCCGAGGAGCTGCGCCAGCACCCCACGTCGCACACTGCCGCCGCGCTGCGCGAGTACGAGCTGGCGCTGAGCGAAGGCGGCCACGCCGTGCATGACGGCGCACTGCCCTCTTACTCCCTCTCCCCCGAGCGGGAGAGGGCGGGGGCGAATACCGAAGGCGCCATCGAGATCGTCAACGCCCGCGAGCACAACCTCAAGGGCCTGGATGTCGCCATCCCGCGCGGCAAGTTCAACGTCATCACCGGCGTATCCGGCTCGGGCAAATCCACCCTGGCCTTCGACATCCTGTTCAACGAGGGCCAGCGCCGCTATCTGGAAAGCCTCAACGCCTACGCCCGCTCCATCGTGCAGCCGGCGGGACGGCCCGAGGTGGATGCGGTCTATGGCATCCCGCCCACGGTGGCCATCGAGCAGCGCCTGTCGCGCGGCGGCAGGAAAAGTACGGTGGGCACGACCACCGAGGTCTGGCACTACCTGCGCCTGCTGTACGTCAAGCTGGGCGTGCAGCACTGCATCCACGACGGCGCACCGGTGCAGCCGCAGACCCCGGACAGCATCGCCGCGCAACTGCTGCAGCGCTACCGGGGCCAATGCATCGGCCTGCTGGCGCCGCTGGTGGTCAACCGCAAGGGCGTCTATACCGAACTGGCCGACTGGGCGCGGCCCCGTGGCTACACGCATTTGCGCGTCGATGGCGAGTTCCTGCCGACCACCGGCTTTGCGCGCCTGGATCGCTTCAAGGAGCACACGCTGGAGCTGCCTGTGGCCAGCGTGCGCGTCGGCCCGGCGCAGGAAGAGGAATTGCGCGCCCACCTGGCCCGCGCACTGGAGCTGGGCAAGGGCGTGCTGCACGTGCTGACCGGCATCGAGGGGCTGGAGGCAGCGCTGGCAGCCGGGTTGCCTACCGCCGGCATCGGGCAGGTCGAGGTGTTTTCCACCAAGCGCGCCTGCCCGGTCTGCGCGACCAGCTATGCCGAACTCGACCCGCGCCTGTTTTCCTACAACAGCAAGCATGGCTGGTGCCCGGACTGCGTGGGCACGGGCGTGCAGCTCACGCGCCAGCAGCGCGCCGTGCTCGACGACTCCGTGCCGCTGGACAAGTCCCAGGGGCGCGAGCAGACCTTTGCCGAACCCGAGGTGGACGACCTGGCGGGCCACGCCTGCCCGGCCTGCGCAGGCACGCGGCTGAATGCCGTGGCACGTGCCGTGCGCTTTGCCGGCAGTGGCATTGCCGAGGTGGCGCGGCTGTCGGTACACCAGGTGCGCGCCTGGCTCGACAGCCTGGCGCTGTCGCCCCGCGAGCAGGAGATCGCCCGCGACCTGATCCCCGAAATCAAGGGCCGGCTGGACTTCCTGCAGGAGGTCGGCCTGTCCTATCTGACGCTCGATCGCGGTGCGCCCACCCTGTCGGGCGGCGAGGCGCAGCGCATCCGCCTGGCGGCGCAGCTGGGCAGCAACCTGCAGGGCGTGTGCTATGTGCTCGACGAGCCGACCATCGGCCTGCACGCACGCGACAACGGCATCTTGCTCAATGCCCTCCAGCAGCTCGGCGACAAGGGCAACACGCTGGTCGTGGTCGAGCACGACGAGGACACCATCCGCCGGGCCGAGCACATCATCGACATCGGGCCGAGTGCCGGCAAGCGTGGCGGGCGCCTGGTGGCGCAAGGCAACGTGGCCGACATCGAGGCCGCGCCCGACTCGCAGACGGGGCGCTATCTGCTGCACGCCATGCGCCATCCGCAGCAGCCGCGCCGGCCTGTCTTGCCCCCTCTCACGCCTGTGGGAGAGGGTGGGGGCGAGGGTCAGCTTGCTATGCAATCCATAGCTGCCACCGCTGATGAGGCGGTCGTTTTAACTAAAAAACCAGCCAGAACCCGCAAGGGACAAGCGCTGACAGCTACTGAAATGATAGTGCCACGGGCTGCTCCCGCCTGGCTGACCGTGCATGGCGCTTTCCTGCACAACCTGCAGCACGTCACCGCGCGCGTACCGCTGCAGCGCCTGGTGGCCATCACCGGCGTGTCCGGCTCGGGCAAGTCCACCCTGGCGCGCGATGTGCTGCTGGCCAACGTGGCCGCCTGGGTCGGCCAGCGCGCCACCCGCGCCGGGCGCGAGGCCATGGATCTGCAGGGCAGGGCGCCGGCGCTGGCCGGCTGCGCCGGCCTGTCGGGCTTCGAGAGCGTCGATCGCGTGCTGGAAGTCGATCAGACGCCGATCGGCAAGACACCGCGCTCGTGCCCGGCCACCTACATCGGCTTCTGGGACACCATCCGCAAGCTGTTTGCCGAGACGCTGGAAGCGCGCGCGCGCGGCTACGGCCCAGGGCGCTTCTCCTTCAACACCGGCGCAGGCCGCTGCCCAGCCTGCGAGGGCCAGGGCGTGCGCACCATCGAGATGAGCTTTCTGCCCGATGTGAAAGTGCCTTGCGAGGTCTGCCACGGCGCGCGCTTCAATCCCGAGACCCTGGCCGTGACCTGGCGCGGCAGGAACATCGGCGACGTGCTGCAGATGGAGGTCGATGAAGCCGTGGACTTCTTCGCCTCCATGCCGGCCATCGCCCATCCGCTGCAATTGCTCCAGGACGTGGGCCTGGGCTACCTGACGCTGGGCCAGCCCTCGCCCACGCTGTCGGGCGGCGAGGCCCAGCGCATCAAGCTGGTGACCGAGCTGTCCAAGGTGCGCGACGAGGTGGGCCGGCGCGGGCAGAAGGCGGCGCACACCCTGTACGTGCTCGACGAGCCCACCGTGGGCCTGCACATGGCCGACGTGCATCGCCTGATCGCCGTGCTGCATCGCCTGGTGGACGGCGGGCACAGTGTGCTGGTCATCGAGCACGACCTGGACGTGGTCGCCGAGGCCGACTGGGTCATCGACCTGGGGCCGGAGGGTGGCTCGGGCGGCGGGCAGATCGTCGCTGCCGCCACGCCCGAGGATGTGGTGCGCGCCGGCACGCACACCGGCGTGGCGCTGGCGCCGGTGCTGGCGCGCTGA
- a CDS encoding tripartite tricarboxylate transporter permease, protein MIKHKYLSGGLMALVGLGTIVGSNNYTIGSLARMGPGLFPLLLGVIMLAIGLLIAVTPDSPDEVLADSRQEPFSQVVRAHLRPWSAIIGGMVGVYSGNNNLFDVGVVIALGVAGYLFAALGFPPAPLLLGFVLGPMVEENFRRALLLARGDFSVFFTRPLSGAFMAITIVMMLYVALRRLRRPRLACLP, encoded by the coding sequence ATGATCAAGCACAAGTACCTGTCCGGCGGCCTGATGGCCCTGGTCGGGCTGGGCACCATCGTGGGCAGCAACAACTACACCATAGGCTCTCTGGCCCGCATGGGGCCGGGCCTCTTCCCCCTCCTGCTGGGCGTCATCATGCTGGCCATCGGCCTGTTGATCGCGGTCACGCCCGACTCGCCCGATGAAGTCCTGGCCGACAGCCGGCAGGAGCCGTTTTCCCAGGTGGTGCGTGCGCACCTGCGCCCCTGGAGCGCCATCATCGGCGGCATGGTGGGCGTCTACAGCGGCAACAACAACCTGTTCGACGTGGGCGTGGTCATTGCCCTGGGCGTGGCCGGCTACCTGTTTGCCGCGCTGGGCTTTCCGCCTGCGCCGCTGCTGCTGGGTTTCGTGCTGGGGCCCATGGTCGAGGAGAACTTCCGCCGCGCGCTGCTGCTGGCGCGCGGCGACTTCAGCGTGTTCTTCACGCGCCCGCTGAGCGGCGCCTTCATGGCCATCACCATTGTGATGATGCTCTACGTGGCACTGCGCAGGCTGCGCCGCCCCAGGCTCGCGTGCCTGCCGTAG
- the htpX gene encoding protease HtpX, with product MKRIALFLLTNVAVVVVLGIVASLLGVNRYMTANGMNFGALLGFAFVMGFGGAIISLLMSKPIAKMSMGVTIINAPRNQDEAWIVETVRRFADKAGIAMPEVGIYEGEANAFATGAFKNSALVAVSTGLLQGMTREEVEAVIGHEVAHVANGDMVTMALIQGVMNTFVVFLSRAIGYAVDSFLRKNDESNAGPGIGYMVTTIVLDILLGFLAAIIVAWFSRQREFRADAGAAQLMGRKQPMINALHRLGGMVPGEMPKSLQAMGITGSLGKLFSSHPPIEERVAALQARQGA from the coding sequence ATGAAACGCATAGCGCTTTTCCTGCTGACCAACGTCGCCGTGGTGGTGGTGCTGGGCATCGTCGCCAGCCTGCTGGGCGTCAATCGCTACATGACGGCCAATGGCATGAACTTCGGCGCGCTGCTGGGCTTTGCCTTCGTCATGGGCTTTGGCGGCGCCATCATCTCGCTGCTCATGAGCAAGCCCATTGCCAAGATGAGCATGGGCGTCACGATCATCAACGCCCCGCGCAACCAGGACGAGGCCTGGATCGTCGAGACCGTGCGGCGCTTCGCCGACAAGGCCGGCATCGCCATGCCCGAGGTCGGCATCTACGAGGGCGAGGCCAATGCCTTTGCCACCGGCGCCTTCAAGAATTCCGCCCTGGTGGCGGTGTCCACTGGCCTGCTGCAGGGCATGACGCGCGAGGAGGTCGAGGCCGTGATCGGGCACGAGGTCGCCCACGTGGCCAATGGAGACATGGTGACCATGGCGCTGATCCAGGGCGTGATGAACACTTTTGTGGTGTTCCTGTCGCGCGCCATCGGCTATGCCGTGGACAGCTTCTTGCGCAAGAACGATGAAAGCAATGCCGGCCCCGGCATCGGCTACATGGTCACGACCATCGTGCTGGACATCCTGCTGGGCTTTCTGGCGGCCATCATCGTGGCCTGGTTCTCGCGCCAGCGCGAGTTCCGCGCCGATGCCGGCGCCGCGCAGCTCATGGGCCGCAAGCAGCCCATGATCAACGCCCTGCACCGCCTGGGCGGCATGGTGCCCGGCGAGATGCCCAAGAGCCTGCAGGCCATGGGCATCACCGGCAGCCTGGGCAAGCTGTTTTCCTCGCACCCGCCCATCGAGGAGCGCGTGGCGGCGCTGCAGGCGCGCCAGGGGGCTTGA
- the pyrC gene encoding dihydroorotase, producing MTHTAAPADTLTLTRPDDWHLHVRDGAPLATVVPHTAAQFGRAIIMPNLRPPVTTAAQALAYRERILAAVPPGLQFEPLMTLYLTDNLAPEEIARAKAAGIHAAKLYPAGATTNSDAGVTDLRRIHPVLEAMQKAGMLLLVHGEVTSPDIDLFDREAVFIEQQLIPLRRDFPGLKIVFEHITTREAAQYVADSDAHTGATITAHHLLYNRNAIFTGGIRPHYYCLPVLKREVHRQALVQAATSGSNKFFLGTDSAPHPAHLKEHASGCAGCYTAHAAIELYAEAFDAAGALDRLEGFASFHGADFYGLPRNCSTITLRREAWTAPERYAFGEAELKPLRGGEQLAWRLAA from the coding sequence ATGACACATACTGCCGCCCCCGCCGACACCTTGACCCTGACCCGCCCGGACGACTGGCATCTGCATGTGCGCGATGGCGCGCCGCTGGCTACCGTGGTGCCGCACACTGCCGCCCAGTTCGGGCGCGCCATCATCATGCCCAACCTGCGCCCGCCGGTGACCACCGCCGCCCAGGCGCTGGCGTACAGGGAGCGCATCCTGGCCGCCGTGCCGCCGGGCCTGCAGTTCGAGCCCCTGATGACGCTGTACCTGACCGACAACCTGGCGCCCGAGGAGATCGCCCGCGCCAAGGCCGCCGGCATCCATGCCGCCAAGCTGTACCCGGCCGGCGCCACGACCAACAGCGACGCCGGCGTGACCGACCTGCGCAGAATTCATCCGGTGCTGGAGGCCATGCAGAAGGCCGGGATGCTGCTGCTGGTGCATGGCGAAGTGACCAGCCCGGACATCGACCTGTTCGACCGCGAGGCGGTGTTCATCGAGCAGCAGCTGATCCCGCTGCGGCGCGACTTCCCCGGGCTGAAGATCGTCTTTGAGCACATCACGACCCGCGAGGCGGCGCAGTACGTGGCAGACAGCGATGCGCACACCGGCGCCACTATCACCGCGCACCACCTGCTGTACAACCGCAACGCCATCTTCACCGGCGGCATCCGCCCGCACTACTACTGCCTGCCGGTGCTCAAGCGCGAGGTACACCGCCAGGCATTGGTGCAGGCCGCCACCAGCGGCAGCAACAAATTCTTCCTGGGCACCGATAGCGCCCCGCACCCGGCGCATCTCAAGGAGCACGCCAGCGGCTGCGCCGGCTGCTACACCGCGCACGCTGCCATCGAGCTGTACGCCGAAGCCTTCGACGCCGCCGGTGCGCTGGATCGGCTGGAGGGTTTTGCCAGCTTCCACGGCGCGGATTTCTACGGCCTGCCGCGCAATTGCAGCACCATCACCCTGCGCCGCGAGGCCTGGACGGCCCCCGAGCGCTATGCCTTCGGCGAGGCCGAACTGAAGCCGCTGCGCGGCGGCGAACAACTGGCGTGGCGGCTGGCGGCCTGA
- a CDS encoding porin: MQKVNRLLLATVALLGTSAVFAQSSVTLYGRVNTTVERQKVGDESKTVMQNNSSRFGFKGVEDLGGGLKAGFQLESGFNSDDGAGSGWTHNTGTGLSFARQSEVNLSGGFGMVRLGNFTPESYFATADYVSMHNHDTGTSSDAFYYDPVWFGGLSTKNKIGYRTPSLGGLTLDVAVNLHEQTTGGKNGYDLAANYNVGAINLGAGYSQTDGNKQLGLRGLYTMGQFVVGGYYQRNDEDILGTRNNYRLALAYMMGASEFHVNVGRASKWKNVADSAATQWTLGYNYNLSKRTKAYAFYTKVDNKAGADYMTGAAGVDFSSFAVGLRHNF; the protein is encoded by the coding sequence ATGCAAAAAGTCAATCGCCTGCTGCTGGCCACCGTCGCCCTGCTGGGTACCTCCGCTGTCTTCGCCCAGAGCAGCGTCACGCTGTATGGCCGCGTGAACACCACCGTCGAGCGCCAGAAGGTGGGCGACGAGAGCAAGACCGTGATGCAGAACAACTCCTCGCGCTTCGGCTTCAAGGGCGTGGAAGACCTGGGCGGCGGCCTGAAGGCTGGCTTCCAGCTGGAAAGCGGCTTCAATTCGGACGATGGCGCCGGCTCGGGCTGGACGCACAACACCGGCACCGGCCTGAGCTTCGCCCGTCAGAGCGAAGTCAACCTGTCGGGCGGCTTCGGCATGGTGCGCCTGGGCAACTTCACGCCCGAGTCCTATTTCGCCACCGCCGACTACGTGAGCATGCACAACCATGACACCGGCACGTCCTCTGACGCTTTCTACTACGACCCCGTGTGGTTCGGCGGCCTGAGCACCAAGAACAAGATCGGCTATCGCACCCCCAGCCTCGGCGGCCTCACGCTGGACGTGGCGGTGAATCTGCACGAGCAGACCACCGGGGGCAAGAACGGCTATGACCTGGCAGCCAACTACAACGTCGGCGCCATCAACCTCGGCGCCGGCTACAGCCAGACCGATGGCAACAAGCAGCTGGGCCTGCGTGGCCTGTACACCATGGGCCAGTTCGTGGTTGGCGGCTACTACCAGCGCAACGACGAGGACATCCTGGGCACGCGCAACAACTACCGCCTGGCCCTGGCCTACATGATGGGCGCCTCCGAGTTCCACGTGAACGTAGGCCGCGCCAGCAAGTGGAAGAACGTCGCCGACAGCGCCGCCACGCAGTGGACGCTGGGCTACAACTACAACCTGAGCAAGCGCACCAAGGCCTATGCCTTCTACACCAAGGTGGACAACAAGGCTGGCGCAGACTACATGACCGGCGCTGCCGGCGTGGATTTCAGCTCCTTCGCCGTCGGCCTGCGCCACAACTTCTGA
- a CDS encoding DUF3025 domain-containing protein, giving the protein MAAGGLSAADAARALAAIDWQRPWLAPYRVLGQLAVQQVVQGAGVAQALNALVEQGQVPDPGVYFAAQDALPAGLSYERFIFEQRRVPTREHLHDFFNGLIWLHWPRAKRQLNAWQAQAIAQDGIGARRGPLRDAITLLDENGALLCAPPALVAALEQRQWQRAFLELRPLWRQARLHLFGHALLEKLVQPRKPITAHVLQALPAIETVASADAWLATQLSAEALAGKPFNPVPVLGVPGWDEGNAAAGFYDDPLVFRPPRTA; this is encoded by the coding sequence GTGGCGGCTGGCGGCCTGAGCGCCGCCGATGCCGCCAGGGCGCTGGCGGCCATCGACTGGCAACGCCCCTGGCTGGCGCCGTATCGCGTCCTGGGCCAACTCGCCGTGCAGCAAGTGGTGCAGGGCGCCGGCGTGGCACAGGCGCTCAATGCGCTGGTCGAGCAGGGCCAGGTGCCCGACCCGGGCGTGTACTTCGCCGCCCAGGATGCGCTGCCCGCCGGCCTGTCCTACGAGCGCTTCATCTTCGAGCAGCGCCGCGTGCCCACGCGCGAGCACCTGCATGACTTTTTCAACGGCCTGATCTGGCTGCACTGGCCACGCGCCAAGCGCCAGCTCAACGCCTGGCAGGCGCAGGCCATTGCCCAGGACGGCATCGGCGCCCGGCGCGGGCCGCTGCGCGACGCCATCACGCTGCTGGACGAGAACGGCGCGCTGTTGTGCGCCCCGCCTGCGCTGGTGGCGGCGCTGGAGCAGCGGCAGTGGCAGCGGGCCTTTCTCGAACTGCGTCCGCTGTGGCGCCAGGCGCGGCTGCATCTGTTCGGCCATGCGCTGCTGGAAAAGCTGGTTCAACCACGAAAACCCATCACAGCCCATGTCCTGCAAGCGCTTCCAGCTATTGAAACAGTAGCATCTGCCGATGCCTGGCTGGCCACGCAGCTGAGCGCCGAGGCCCTGGCCGGCAAGCCCTTCAATCCGGTGCCGGTTCTGGGTGTACCCGGCTGGGATGAGGGCAATGCGGCGGCGGGCTTTTATGATGACCCGCTCGTTTTCCGGCCACCCCGCACGGCTTGA